From the genome of Lasioglossum baleicum chromosome 13, iyLasBale1, whole genome shotgun sequence, one region includes:
- the Duba gene encoding deubiquitinating enzyme A isoform X2 produces the protein MTILSKKKTNASKDRREGGSTSEVDVHGVQNEHGSGSIALPNSPYQVRAANGFAVDLHGVQADHGSGSIVLTGSSYETNVDRREDKHFEEGSGPSHGKRHRQRASPHSCIGRNSRSKRERERDRGRERDRERERERERQATPPTASCSGLQGTGYPTDASVITNNRMAIGGSTANIEHELANGYNSGDEYTGRTGNNLTLAEWQERDRWFEKRMRKMGFIVKKMGEDGACLFRAVADQVYGDQEMHGVVRKHCMDYIASNQEFFSHFVAEDFSTYVDRKRQEYVHGNHIEMQAMSEMYNRSIQLYCYSTEPINIFHTMVESDNEPIRLSYQRGSHYNSIVDPYKATVGVGLGLPSYNPGAADRQLISDAVRQSEELHIEQVEMRSKSLTMLEDKIKATDWEATNEAIEEQVARESYLQWLRDNEMRKARSASSSSTSTVTSAQHSHTHFHTHGSRGQQRSHTSSPTTTQTSQDTLRNSPKVNDTVRFSKRSPQHQPAQGSAISHLTSDFEPKISQEPVPGSSKEAHASPDISLFNRLPPEVFGLTDWEDSHVLSQVLATSQQEYLDSLKQSRNSASSGNDTNNILDSSSS, from the exons ATGACCATTCTgtcgaagaagaagacgaacgcCTCGAAAGATAGACGAGAAGGAGGCAGCACTTCCGAAGTCGATGTACACGGAGTGCAAAACGAGCATGGCTCTGGATCTATCGCGCTACCCAATAGCCCGTATCAG GTGCGTGCTGCGAATGGTTTCGCGGTCGATCTTCACGGAGTACAGGCCGATCATGGATCTGGTTCTATAGTGCTCACGGGTAGCTCCTACGAG ACAAACGTCGATCGACGGGAAGACAAACACTTCGAAGAAGGAAGCGGACCGAGCCATGGAAAACGTCACAGGCAAAGAGCTAGTCCGCACAG TTGCATTGGACGGAATTCGCGCTCTAAACGCGAAAGAGAAAGGGACAGgggtagagagagagacagagaaagggaAAGGGAACGAGAAAGACAGGCTACACCTCCCACTGCGTCTTGCAGCGGTCTACAAGGTACTGGTTATC CTACAGATGCCAGCGTGATAACCAACAATCGGATGGCCATCGGCGGATCCACTGCAAATATAGAACACGAGCTAGCCAATGGTTACAATAGCGGGGACGAATATACTGGTAGAACTGGAAACAATCTTACTTTGGCCGAATGGCAAGAG CGGGACAGGTGGTTCGAGAAACGAATGCGCAAGATGGGCTTTATTGTTAAGAAAATGGGCGAAGACGGAGCATGTCTGTTCCGAGCTGTTGCGGATCAAGTGTACGGTGACCAGGAAATGCACGGAGTAGTACGGAAACATTGTATGGATTATATT GCTTCCAATCAAGAGTTTTTCTCGCATTTCGTAGCGGAAGATTTTAGCACGTACGTAGATAGAAAACGACAAGAATATGTTCATGGAAACCATATAGAGATGCAAGCTATGTCCGAGATGTATAATCGCAGCATACAATTGTACTGCTACAGCACCG AACCTATCAATATCTTCCATACTATGGTTGAAAGCGATAACGAGCCGATACGATTGTCTTATCAACGCGGTAGTCATTATAATAGCATAGTAGACCCGTATAAAGCTACCGTTGGCGTTGGACTCGGTCTACCCTCGTACAATCCTGGTGCAGCGGATCGACAGCTTATATCCGATGCGGTTCGTCAAAGCGAAGAATTGCATATCGAACAGGTAGAGATGCGTTCAAAATCGTTG ACGATGCtcgaagataaaataaaagcgaCCGACTGGGAAGCAACGAACGAAGCCATAGAGGAACAAGTTGCAAGGGAAAGTTACTTGCAATGGTTGAGGGATAACGAAATGCGCAAAGCG CGATCAGCCAGTAGTAGCAGTACAAGTACGGTGACAAGCGCGCAACACAGTCATACGCATTTCCACACTCATGGAAGTCGTGGTCAACAACGTAGCCACACTTCCTCCCCAACCACGACCCAAACTAGCCAAGACACTTTACGCAACTCTCCGAAG GTGAACGACACTGTAAGGTTTAGCAAGAGATCGCCCCAGCATCAGCCTGCCCAAGGATCCGCTATATCTCACCTCACCTCGGACTTCGAACCGAAAATTTCTCAAGAGCCCGTGCCAGGCAGTAGTAAAGAGGCTCACGCTTCACCGGATATCTCGTTGTTCAATCGTCTTCCTCCCGAAGTATTCG GTTTGACAGATTGGGAAGACAGCCACGTACTATCGCAAGTTCTGGCGACATCGCAACAGGAATACCTGGACAGCTTAAAACAATCTCGGAACTCTGCATCCTCTGGAAACGATACTAACAACATATTAGATTCTAGTAGCAGTTAA
- the Duba gene encoding deubiquitinating enzyme A isoform X1, protein MTILSKKKTNASKDRREGGSTSEVDVHGVQNEHGSGSIALPNSPYQVRAANGFAVDLHGVQADHGSGSIVLTGSSYETNVDRREDKHFEEGSGPSHGKRHRQRASPHSSCIGRNSRSKRERERDRGRERDRERERERERQATPPTASCSGLQGTGYPTDASVITNNRMAIGGSTANIEHELANGYNSGDEYTGRTGNNLTLAEWQERDRWFEKRMRKMGFIVKKMGEDGACLFRAVADQVYGDQEMHGVVRKHCMDYIASNQEFFSHFVAEDFSTYVDRKRQEYVHGNHIEMQAMSEMYNRSIQLYCYSTEPINIFHTMVESDNEPIRLSYQRGSHYNSIVDPYKATVGVGLGLPSYNPGAADRQLISDAVRQSEELHIEQVEMRSKSLTMLEDKIKATDWEATNEAIEEQVARESYLQWLRDNEMRKARSASSSSTSTVTSAQHSHTHFHTHGSRGQQRSHTSSPTTTQTSQDTLRNSPKVNDTVRFSKRSPQHQPAQGSAISHLTSDFEPKISQEPVPGSSKEAHASPDISLFNRLPPEVFGLTDWEDSHVLSQVLATSQQEYLDSLKQSRNSASSGNDTNNILDSSSS, encoded by the exons ATGACCATTCTgtcgaagaagaagacgaacgcCTCGAAAGATAGACGAGAAGGAGGCAGCACTTCCGAAGTCGATGTACACGGAGTGCAAAACGAGCATGGCTCTGGATCTATCGCGCTACCCAATAGCCCGTATCAG GTGCGTGCTGCGAATGGTTTCGCGGTCGATCTTCACGGAGTACAGGCCGATCATGGATCTGGTTCTATAGTGCTCACGGGTAGCTCCTACGAG ACAAACGTCGATCGACGGGAAGACAAACACTTCGAAGAAGGAAGCGGACCGAGCCATGGAAAACGTCACAGGCAAAGAGCTAGTCCGCACAG CAGTTGCATTGGACGGAATTCGCGCTCTAAACGCGAAAGAGAAAGGGACAGgggtagagagagagacagagaaagggaAAGGGAACGAGAAAGACAGGCTACACCTCCCACTGCGTCTTGCAGCGGTCTACAAGGTACTGGTTATC CTACAGATGCCAGCGTGATAACCAACAATCGGATGGCCATCGGCGGATCCACTGCAAATATAGAACACGAGCTAGCCAATGGTTACAATAGCGGGGACGAATATACTGGTAGAACTGGAAACAATCTTACTTTGGCCGAATGGCAAGAG CGGGACAGGTGGTTCGAGAAACGAATGCGCAAGATGGGCTTTATTGTTAAGAAAATGGGCGAAGACGGAGCATGTCTGTTCCGAGCTGTTGCGGATCAAGTGTACGGTGACCAGGAAATGCACGGAGTAGTACGGAAACATTGTATGGATTATATT GCTTCCAATCAAGAGTTTTTCTCGCATTTCGTAGCGGAAGATTTTAGCACGTACGTAGATAGAAAACGACAAGAATATGTTCATGGAAACCATATAGAGATGCAAGCTATGTCCGAGATGTATAATCGCAGCATACAATTGTACTGCTACAGCACCG AACCTATCAATATCTTCCATACTATGGTTGAAAGCGATAACGAGCCGATACGATTGTCTTATCAACGCGGTAGTCATTATAATAGCATAGTAGACCCGTATAAAGCTACCGTTGGCGTTGGACTCGGTCTACCCTCGTACAATCCTGGTGCAGCGGATCGACAGCTTATATCCGATGCGGTTCGTCAAAGCGAAGAATTGCATATCGAACAGGTAGAGATGCGTTCAAAATCGTTG ACGATGCtcgaagataaaataaaagcgaCCGACTGGGAAGCAACGAACGAAGCCATAGAGGAACAAGTTGCAAGGGAAAGTTACTTGCAATGGTTGAGGGATAACGAAATGCGCAAAGCG CGATCAGCCAGTAGTAGCAGTACAAGTACGGTGACAAGCGCGCAACACAGTCATACGCATTTCCACACTCATGGAAGTCGTGGTCAACAACGTAGCCACACTTCCTCCCCAACCACGACCCAAACTAGCCAAGACACTTTACGCAACTCTCCGAAG GTGAACGACACTGTAAGGTTTAGCAAGAGATCGCCCCAGCATCAGCCTGCCCAAGGATCCGCTATATCTCACCTCACCTCGGACTTCGAACCGAAAATTTCTCAAGAGCCCGTGCCAGGCAGTAGTAAAGAGGCTCACGCTTCACCGGATATCTCGTTGTTCAATCGTCTTCCTCCCGAAGTATTCG GTTTGACAGATTGGGAAGACAGCCACGTACTATCGCAAGTTCTGGCGACATCGCAACAGGAATACCTGGACAGCTTAAAACAATCTCGGAACTCTGCATCCTCTGGAAACGATACTAACAACATATTAGATTCTAGTAGCAGTTAA
- the Duba gene encoding deubiquitinating enzyme A isoform X8, with product MTILSKKKTNASKDRREGGSTSEVDVHGVQNEHGSGSIALPNSPYQVRAANGFAVDLHGVQADHGSGSIVLTGSSYETNVDRREDKHFEEGSGPSHGKRHRQRASPHSCIGRNSRSKRERERDRGRERDRERERERERQATPPTASCSGLQGTGYPTDASVITNNRMAIGGSTANIEHELANGYNSGDEYTGRTGNNLTLAEWQERDRWFEKRMRKMGFIVKKMGEDGACLFRAVADQVYGDQEMHGVVRKHCMDYIASNQEFFSHFVAEDFSTYVDRKRQEYVHGNHIEMQAMSEMYNRSIQLYCYSTEPINIFHTMVESDNEPIRLSYQRGSHYNSIVDPYKATVGVGLGLPSYNPGAADRQLISDAVRQSEELHIEQTMLEDKIKATDWEATNEAIEEQVARESYLQWLRDNEMRKARSASSSSTSTVTSAQHSHTHFHTHGSRGQQRSHTSSPTTTQTSQDTLRNSPKVNDTVRFSKRSPQHQPAQGSAISHLTSDFEPKISQEPVPGSSKEAHASPDISLFNRLPPEVFGLTDWEDSHVLSQVLATSQQEYLDSLKQSRNSASSGNDTNNILDSSSS from the exons ATGACCATTCTgtcgaagaagaagacgaacgcCTCGAAAGATAGACGAGAAGGAGGCAGCACTTCCGAAGTCGATGTACACGGAGTGCAAAACGAGCATGGCTCTGGATCTATCGCGCTACCCAATAGCCCGTATCAG GTGCGTGCTGCGAATGGTTTCGCGGTCGATCTTCACGGAGTACAGGCCGATCATGGATCTGGTTCTATAGTGCTCACGGGTAGCTCCTACGAG ACAAACGTCGATCGACGGGAAGACAAACACTTCGAAGAAGGAAGCGGACCGAGCCATGGAAAACGTCACAGGCAAAGAGCTAGTCCGCACAG TTGCATTGGACGGAATTCGCGCTCTAAACGCGAAAGAGAAAGGGACAGgggtagagagagagacagagaaagggaAAGGGAACGAGAAAGACAGGCTACACCTCCCACTGCGTCTTGCAGCGGTCTACAAGGTACTGGTTATC CTACAGATGCCAGCGTGATAACCAACAATCGGATGGCCATCGGCGGATCCACTGCAAATATAGAACACGAGCTAGCCAATGGTTACAATAGCGGGGACGAATATACTGGTAGAACTGGAAACAATCTTACTTTGGCCGAATGGCAAGAG CGGGACAGGTGGTTCGAGAAACGAATGCGCAAGATGGGCTTTATTGTTAAGAAAATGGGCGAAGACGGAGCATGTCTGTTCCGAGCTGTTGCGGATCAAGTGTACGGTGACCAGGAAATGCACGGAGTAGTACGGAAACATTGTATGGATTATATT GCTTCCAATCAAGAGTTTTTCTCGCATTTCGTAGCGGAAGATTTTAGCACGTACGTAGATAGAAAACGACAAGAATATGTTCATGGAAACCATATAGAGATGCAAGCTATGTCCGAGATGTATAATCGCAGCATACAATTGTACTGCTACAGCACCG AACCTATCAATATCTTCCATACTATGGTTGAAAGCGATAACGAGCCGATACGATTGTCTTATCAACGCGGTAGTCATTATAATAGCATAGTAGACCCGTATAAAGCTACCGTTGGCGTTGGACTCGGTCTACCCTCGTACAATCCTGGTGCAGCGGATCGACAGCTTATATCCGATGCGGTTCGTCAAAGCGAAGAATTGCATATCGAACAG ACGATGCtcgaagataaaataaaagcgaCCGACTGGGAAGCAACGAACGAAGCCATAGAGGAACAAGTTGCAAGGGAAAGTTACTTGCAATGGTTGAGGGATAACGAAATGCGCAAAGCG CGATCAGCCAGTAGTAGCAGTACAAGTACGGTGACAAGCGCGCAACACAGTCATACGCATTTCCACACTCATGGAAGTCGTGGTCAACAACGTAGCCACACTTCCTCCCCAACCACGACCCAAACTAGCCAAGACACTTTACGCAACTCTCCGAAG GTGAACGACACTGTAAGGTTTAGCAAGAGATCGCCCCAGCATCAGCCTGCCCAAGGATCCGCTATATCTCACCTCACCTCGGACTTCGAACCGAAAATTTCTCAAGAGCCCGTGCCAGGCAGTAGTAAAGAGGCTCACGCTTCACCGGATATCTCGTTGTTCAATCGTCTTCCTCCCGAAGTATTCG GTTTGACAGATTGGGAAGACAGCCACGTACTATCGCAAGTTCTGGCGACATCGCAACAGGAATACCTGGACAGCTTAAAACAATCTCGGAACTCTGCATCCTCTGGAAACGATACTAACAACATATTAGATTCTAGTAGCAGTTAA
- the Duba gene encoding deubiquitinating enzyme A isoform X6, which yields MTILSKKKTNASKDRREGGSTSEVDVHGVQNEHGSGSIALPNSPYQVRAANGFAVDLHGVQADHGSGSIVLTGSSYETNVDRREDKHFEEGSGPSHGKRHRQRASPHSSCIGRNSRSKRERERDRGRERDRERERERERQATPPTASCSGLQGTGYPTDASVITNNRMAIGGSTANIEHELANGYNSGDEYTGRTGNNLTLAEWQERDRWFEKRMRKMGFIVKKMGEDGACLFRAVADQVYGDQEMHGVVRKHCMDYIASNQEFFSHFVAEDFSTYVDRKRQEYVHGNHIEMQAMSEMYNRSIQLYCYSTEPINIFHTMVESDNEPIRLSYQRGSHYNSIVDPYKATVGVGLGLPSYNPGAADRQLISDAVRQSEELHIEQVEMRSKSLTMLEDKIKATDWEATNEAIEEQVARESYLQWLRDNEMRKAVNDTVRFSKRSPQHQPAQGSAISHLTSDFEPKISQEPVPGSSKEAHASPDISLFNRLPPEVFGLTDWEDSHVLSQVLATSQQEYLDSLKQSRNSASSGNDTNNILDSSSS from the exons ATGACCATTCTgtcgaagaagaagacgaacgcCTCGAAAGATAGACGAGAAGGAGGCAGCACTTCCGAAGTCGATGTACACGGAGTGCAAAACGAGCATGGCTCTGGATCTATCGCGCTACCCAATAGCCCGTATCAG GTGCGTGCTGCGAATGGTTTCGCGGTCGATCTTCACGGAGTACAGGCCGATCATGGATCTGGTTCTATAGTGCTCACGGGTAGCTCCTACGAG ACAAACGTCGATCGACGGGAAGACAAACACTTCGAAGAAGGAAGCGGACCGAGCCATGGAAAACGTCACAGGCAAAGAGCTAGTCCGCACAG CAGTTGCATTGGACGGAATTCGCGCTCTAAACGCGAAAGAGAAAGGGACAGgggtagagagagagacagagaaagggaAAGGGAACGAGAAAGACAGGCTACACCTCCCACTGCGTCTTGCAGCGGTCTACAAGGTACTGGTTATC CTACAGATGCCAGCGTGATAACCAACAATCGGATGGCCATCGGCGGATCCACTGCAAATATAGAACACGAGCTAGCCAATGGTTACAATAGCGGGGACGAATATACTGGTAGAACTGGAAACAATCTTACTTTGGCCGAATGGCAAGAG CGGGACAGGTGGTTCGAGAAACGAATGCGCAAGATGGGCTTTATTGTTAAGAAAATGGGCGAAGACGGAGCATGTCTGTTCCGAGCTGTTGCGGATCAAGTGTACGGTGACCAGGAAATGCACGGAGTAGTACGGAAACATTGTATGGATTATATT GCTTCCAATCAAGAGTTTTTCTCGCATTTCGTAGCGGAAGATTTTAGCACGTACGTAGATAGAAAACGACAAGAATATGTTCATGGAAACCATATAGAGATGCAAGCTATGTCCGAGATGTATAATCGCAGCATACAATTGTACTGCTACAGCACCG AACCTATCAATATCTTCCATACTATGGTTGAAAGCGATAACGAGCCGATACGATTGTCTTATCAACGCGGTAGTCATTATAATAGCATAGTAGACCCGTATAAAGCTACCGTTGGCGTTGGACTCGGTCTACCCTCGTACAATCCTGGTGCAGCGGATCGACAGCTTATATCCGATGCGGTTCGTCAAAGCGAAGAATTGCATATCGAACAGGTAGAGATGCGTTCAAAATCGTTG ACGATGCtcgaagataaaataaaagcgaCCGACTGGGAAGCAACGAACGAAGCCATAGAGGAACAAGTTGCAAGGGAAAGTTACTTGCAATGGTTGAGGGATAACGAAATGCGCAAAGCG GTGAACGACACTGTAAGGTTTAGCAAGAGATCGCCCCAGCATCAGCCTGCCCAAGGATCCGCTATATCTCACCTCACCTCGGACTTCGAACCGAAAATTTCTCAAGAGCCCGTGCCAGGCAGTAGTAAAGAGGCTCACGCTTCACCGGATATCTCGTTGTTCAATCGTCTTCCTCCCGAAGTATTCG GTTTGACAGATTGGGAAGACAGCCACGTACTATCGCAAGTTCTGGCGACATCGCAACAGGAATACCTGGACAGCTTAAAACAATCTCGGAACTCTGCATCCTCTGGAAACGATACTAACAACATATTAGATTCTAGTAGCAGTTAA
- the Duba gene encoding deubiquitinating enzyme A isoform X5, whose amino-acid sequence MTILSKKKTNASKDRREGGSTSEVDVHGVQNEHGSGSIALPNSPYQVRAANGFAVDLHGVQADHGSGSIVLTGSSYETNVDRREDKHFEEGSGPSHGKRHRQRASPHSSCIGRNSRSKRERERDRGRERDRERERERERQATPPTASCSGLQATDASVITNNRMAIGGSTANIEHELANGYNSGDEYTGRTGNNLTLAEWQERDRWFEKRMRKMGFIVKKMGEDGACLFRAVADQVYGDQEMHGVVRKHCMDYIASNQEFFSHFVAEDFSTYVDRKRQEYVHGNHIEMQAMSEMYNRSIQLYCYSTEPINIFHTMVESDNEPIRLSYQRGSHYNSIVDPYKATVGVGLGLPSYNPGAADRQLISDAVRQSEELHIEQTMLEDKIKATDWEATNEAIEEQVARESYLQWLRDNEMRKARSASSSSTSTVTSAQHSHTHFHTHGSRGQQRSHTSSPTTTQTSQDTLRNSPKVNDTVRFSKRSPQHQPAQGSAISHLTSDFEPKISQEPVPGSSKEAHASPDISLFNRLPPEVFGLTDWEDSHVLSQVLATSQQEYLDSLKQSRNSASSGNDTNNILDSSSS is encoded by the exons ATGACCATTCTgtcgaagaagaagacgaacgcCTCGAAAGATAGACGAGAAGGAGGCAGCACTTCCGAAGTCGATGTACACGGAGTGCAAAACGAGCATGGCTCTGGATCTATCGCGCTACCCAATAGCCCGTATCAG GTGCGTGCTGCGAATGGTTTCGCGGTCGATCTTCACGGAGTACAGGCCGATCATGGATCTGGTTCTATAGTGCTCACGGGTAGCTCCTACGAG ACAAACGTCGATCGACGGGAAGACAAACACTTCGAAGAAGGAAGCGGACCGAGCCATGGAAAACGTCACAGGCAAAGAGCTAGTCCGCACAG CAGTTGCATTGGACGGAATTCGCGCTCTAAACGCGAAAGAGAAAGGGACAGgggtagagagagagacagagaaagggaAAGGGAACGAGAAAGACAGGCTACACCTCCCACTGCGTCTTGCAGCGGTCTACAAG CTACAGATGCCAGCGTGATAACCAACAATCGGATGGCCATCGGCGGATCCACTGCAAATATAGAACACGAGCTAGCCAATGGTTACAATAGCGGGGACGAATATACTGGTAGAACTGGAAACAATCTTACTTTGGCCGAATGGCAAGAG CGGGACAGGTGGTTCGAGAAACGAATGCGCAAGATGGGCTTTATTGTTAAGAAAATGGGCGAAGACGGAGCATGTCTGTTCCGAGCTGTTGCGGATCAAGTGTACGGTGACCAGGAAATGCACGGAGTAGTACGGAAACATTGTATGGATTATATT GCTTCCAATCAAGAGTTTTTCTCGCATTTCGTAGCGGAAGATTTTAGCACGTACGTAGATAGAAAACGACAAGAATATGTTCATGGAAACCATATAGAGATGCAAGCTATGTCCGAGATGTATAATCGCAGCATACAATTGTACTGCTACAGCACCG AACCTATCAATATCTTCCATACTATGGTTGAAAGCGATAACGAGCCGATACGATTGTCTTATCAACGCGGTAGTCATTATAATAGCATAGTAGACCCGTATAAAGCTACCGTTGGCGTTGGACTCGGTCTACCCTCGTACAATCCTGGTGCAGCGGATCGACAGCTTATATCCGATGCGGTTCGTCAAAGCGAAGAATTGCATATCGAACAG ACGATGCtcgaagataaaataaaagcgaCCGACTGGGAAGCAACGAACGAAGCCATAGAGGAACAAGTTGCAAGGGAAAGTTACTTGCAATGGTTGAGGGATAACGAAATGCGCAAAGCG CGATCAGCCAGTAGTAGCAGTACAAGTACGGTGACAAGCGCGCAACACAGTCATACGCATTTCCACACTCATGGAAGTCGTGGTCAACAACGTAGCCACACTTCCTCCCCAACCACGACCCAAACTAGCCAAGACACTTTACGCAACTCTCCGAAG GTGAACGACACTGTAAGGTTTAGCAAGAGATCGCCCCAGCATCAGCCTGCCCAAGGATCCGCTATATCTCACCTCACCTCGGACTTCGAACCGAAAATTTCTCAAGAGCCCGTGCCAGGCAGTAGTAAAGAGGCTCACGCTTCACCGGATATCTCGTTGTTCAATCGTCTTCCTCCCGAAGTATTCG GTTTGACAGATTGGGAAGACAGCCACGTACTATCGCAAGTTCTGGCGACATCGCAACAGGAATACCTGGACAGCTTAAAACAATCTCGGAACTCTGCATCCTCTGGAAACGATACTAACAACATATTAGATTCTAGTAGCAGTTAA
- the Duba gene encoding deubiquitinating enzyme A isoform X4: MTILSKKKTNASKDRREGGSTSEVDVHGVQNEHGSGSIALPNSPYQVRAANGFAVDLHGVQADHGSGSIVLTGSSYETNVDRREDKHFEEGSGPSHGKRHRQRASPHSSCIGRNSRSKRERERDRGRERDRERERERERQATPPTASCSGLQGTGYPTDASVITNNRMAIGGSTANIEHELANGYNSGDEYTGRTGNNLTLAEWQERDRWFEKRMRKMGFIVKKMGEDGACLFRAVADQVYGDQEMHGVVRKHCMDYIASNQEFFSHFVAEDFSTYVDRKRQEYVHGNHIEMQAMSEMYNRSIQLYCYSTEPINIFHTMVESDNEPIRLSYQRGSHYNSIVDPYKATVGVGLGLPSYNPGAADRQLISDAVRQSEELHIEQTMLEDKIKATDWEATNEAIEEQVARESYLQWLRDNEMRKARSASSSSTSTVTSAQHSHTHFHTHGSRGQQRSHTSSPTTTQTSQDTLRNSPKVNDTVRFSKRSPQHQPAQGSAISHLTSDFEPKISQEPVPGSSKEAHASPDISLFNRLPPEVFGLTDWEDSHVLSQVLATSQQEYLDSLKQSRNSASSGNDTNNILDSSSS; this comes from the exons ATGACCATTCTgtcgaagaagaagacgaacgcCTCGAAAGATAGACGAGAAGGAGGCAGCACTTCCGAAGTCGATGTACACGGAGTGCAAAACGAGCATGGCTCTGGATCTATCGCGCTACCCAATAGCCCGTATCAG GTGCGTGCTGCGAATGGTTTCGCGGTCGATCTTCACGGAGTACAGGCCGATCATGGATCTGGTTCTATAGTGCTCACGGGTAGCTCCTACGAG ACAAACGTCGATCGACGGGAAGACAAACACTTCGAAGAAGGAAGCGGACCGAGCCATGGAAAACGTCACAGGCAAAGAGCTAGTCCGCACAG CAGTTGCATTGGACGGAATTCGCGCTCTAAACGCGAAAGAGAAAGGGACAGgggtagagagagagacagagaaagggaAAGGGAACGAGAAAGACAGGCTACACCTCCCACTGCGTCTTGCAGCGGTCTACAAGGTACTGGTTATC CTACAGATGCCAGCGTGATAACCAACAATCGGATGGCCATCGGCGGATCCACTGCAAATATAGAACACGAGCTAGCCAATGGTTACAATAGCGGGGACGAATATACTGGTAGAACTGGAAACAATCTTACTTTGGCCGAATGGCAAGAG CGGGACAGGTGGTTCGAGAAACGAATGCGCAAGATGGGCTTTATTGTTAAGAAAATGGGCGAAGACGGAGCATGTCTGTTCCGAGCTGTTGCGGATCAAGTGTACGGTGACCAGGAAATGCACGGAGTAGTACGGAAACATTGTATGGATTATATT GCTTCCAATCAAGAGTTTTTCTCGCATTTCGTAGCGGAAGATTTTAGCACGTACGTAGATAGAAAACGACAAGAATATGTTCATGGAAACCATATAGAGATGCAAGCTATGTCCGAGATGTATAATCGCAGCATACAATTGTACTGCTACAGCACCG AACCTATCAATATCTTCCATACTATGGTTGAAAGCGATAACGAGCCGATACGATTGTCTTATCAACGCGGTAGTCATTATAATAGCATAGTAGACCCGTATAAAGCTACCGTTGGCGTTGGACTCGGTCTACCCTCGTACAATCCTGGTGCAGCGGATCGACAGCTTATATCCGATGCGGTTCGTCAAAGCGAAGAATTGCATATCGAACAG ACGATGCtcgaagataaaataaaagcgaCCGACTGGGAAGCAACGAACGAAGCCATAGAGGAACAAGTTGCAAGGGAAAGTTACTTGCAATGGTTGAGGGATAACGAAATGCGCAAAGCG CGATCAGCCAGTAGTAGCAGTACAAGTACGGTGACAAGCGCGCAACACAGTCATACGCATTTCCACACTCATGGAAGTCGTGGTCAACAACGTAGCCACACTTCCTCCCCAACCACGACCCAAACTAGCCAAGACACTTTACGCAACTCTCCGAAG GTGAACGACACTGTAAGGTTTAGCAAGAGATCGCCCCAGCATCAGCCTGCCCAAGGATCCGCTATATCTCACCTCACCTCGGACTTCGAACCGAAAATTTCTCAAGAGCCCGTGCCAGGCAGTAGTAAAGAGGCTCACGCTTCACCGGATATCTCGTTGTTCAATCGTCTTCCTCCCGAAGTATTCG GTTTGACAGATTGGGAAGACAGCCACGTACTATCGCAAGTTCTGGCGACATCGCAACAGGAATACCTGGACAGCTTAAAACAATCTCGGAACTCTGCATCCTCTGGAAACGATACTAACAACATATTAGATTCTAGTAGCAGTTAA